From one Marinobacter sp. LV10MA510-1 genomic stretch:
- the murA gene encoding UDP-N-acetylglucosamine 1-carboxyvinyltransferase yields MDKLLIRGGRPLDGEIRISGAKNAALPILAATLLADEPVTISNLPHLHDVTTMIELLGRMGVELMIDEKMSVEIHANTIKHFHAPYELVKTMRASILVLGPLVAHFGEAQVSLPGGCAIGSRPVNLHIQGLEAMGAEISLENGYIKAKTNGRLKGAHIFMDMVTVTGTENLLMAATLADGKTILENSACEPEVVDLAECLIAMGADIKGHGTSTIEINGVERLHGCHHHVLPDRIEIGTYLVAAAATGGRIKLKDTREGLMDVVLSKLEEAGAHITSGKDWIELDMKGKRPKAVSIRTAPYPAFPTDMQAQFAAMNCIAEGTGTIIETVFENRFMHLQELIRMGADITMEGNAAIIKGVDHLTGAPVMATDLRASASLVIAGLVARGDTVVDRIYHIDRGYECIEEKLQLLGASIRRLPG; encoded by the coding sequence TGCTGCGACACTGTTGGCCGATGAACCGGTTACCATCAGCAACCTGCCGCACCTGCACGACGTCACCACCATGATTGAACTGCTTGGCCGTATGGGCGTTGAGCTGATGATTGATGAGAAGATGAGCGTGGAAATTCACGCCAATACCATCAAACATTTTCATGCGCCCTACGAGCTGGTGAAAACCATGCGCGCGTCCATTCTGGTGTTAGGGCCGTTGGTGGCGCATTTTGGCGAAGCACAGGTCTCATTACCCGGCGGTTGCGCCATTGGTAGCCGCCCGGTAAACCTGCACATTCAGGGCCTGGAAGCCATGGGCGCTGAGATTTCCTTGGAAAATGGCTACATAAAAGCCAAAACCAATGGCCGCCTGAAAGGCGCGCACATTTTCATGGATATGGTGACCGTCACCGGTACTGAAAACCTGCTGATGGCAGCGACTCTGGCTGATGGCAAAACCATTCTGGAAAATTCTGCTTGCGAGCCAGAAGTGGTGGATTTGGCCGAGTGCCTTATTGCCATGGGCGCCGATATCAAAGGCCATGGAACGTCGACCATCGAGATTAACGGTGTAGAACGTCTGCATGGCTGCCACCACCATGTACTGCCAGACCGAATTGAAATTGGCACCTATCTGGTGGCTGCGGCTGCTACCGGTGGCAGAATAAAGCTGAAAGATACCCGCGAAGGTCTGATGGATGTGGTGCTATCCAAGCTGGAAGAAGCCGGGGCCCACATTACCAGTGGTAAAGACTGGATAGAGCTGGATATGAAGGGCAAACGGCCTAAAGCCGTTAGCATTCGTACGGCGCCCTATCCTGCCTTTCCGACCGACATGCAGGCCCAGTTTGCGGCCATGAACTGTATCGCCGAGGGCACGGGCACCATCATAGAAACGGTGTTTGAAAACCGCTTCATGCATTTGCAAGAACTGATCCGCATGGGTGCCGATATCACCATGGAAGGCAACGCGGCGATTATAAAGGGCGTTGACCACCTGACTGGCGCACCGGTTATGGCCACCGACTTGCGTGCCTCTGCCAGCCTTGTGATTGCCGGCCTGGTAGCTAGGGGCGATACGGTGGTTGATCGTATTTACCACATCGATCGCGGTTATGAGTGTATTGAGGAAAAACTGCAGCTGCTGGGTGCCAGCATTCGCCGTTTGCCGGGTTAA
- the hisG gene encoding ATP phosphoribosyltransferase translates to MTDSITIALSKGRILEETLPLLAEAGIELIDDVNKSRKLVFPTTNRHVRVLILRATDVPTYVQYGAADLGVTGKDTLMEHGGEGLYEPLDLNIARCRLMTAGAKGCPVPTGRLKVATKFVNLARRYYAAQGRQADIIKLYGAMELAPILGLADEIVDIVDTGNTLKANGLEARELIDHISTRLIVNRASMKMKHERINPIIEMMSAAVEKRR, encoded by the coding sequence ATGACAGATTCCATCACCATTGCCTTGTCGAAAGGCCGCATTCTGGAAGAAACCTTGCCCTTGCTGGCAGAAGCCGGAATTGAGCTGATCGACGACGTAAATAAGTCCCGCAAACTGGTGTTTCCTACCACCAACCGCCATGTGCGCGTGCTTATTCTTCGAGCCACCGACGTTCCGACCTATGTGCAATACGGTGCCGCTGATTTGGGCGTGACGGGCAAAGATACGCTGATGGAGCACGGCGGTGAAGGCCTTTACGAGCCGCTGGATTTGAATATCGCCCGCTGCCGCCTGATGACCGCCGGCGCGAAAGGGTGTCCGGTGCCAACAGGGCGCCTGAAGGTCGCTACAAAGTTTGTGAATCTGGCGCGGCGCTATTATGCAGCTCAAGGCCGCCAAGCCGACATCATCAAGCTTTACGGCGCCATGGAGCTGGCGCCGATTCTGGGTCTGGCCGATGAGATTGTCGATATCGTTGATACCGGCAATACTCTGAAAGCCAACGGTTTGGAGGCGCGGGAATTGATCGACCACATCAGTACCCGATTAATTGTGAATCGTGCCTCTATGAAAATGAAACACGAACGTATAAATCCCATTATCGAAATGATGTCGGCTGCGGTGGAAAAACGCCGTTAG
- a CDS encoding thiolase family protein, translating into MSNSDQVVIVSGVRTPMGGFQGSLSSVPAPELGAVCIAEAVRRAGLQPGDVQEVIMGNVLPAGLRQGPARQAMRKAGLPDSTGATAINKLCGSGMKAAMLAHDMIKAGSNDIMVAGGMENMSSAPYLLLKARSGYRMGPGDAPQDHMFFDGLEDAETGRLMGAFAQEMADKKGYTREDMDNYAISSLKRAQRAIEQGLLKDEIVPVTVKTRKGDILVEHDEQPFNANLEKIPTLRPAFSKDGTITAANASSISDGASALVLMRESEAEKRGLKPLARVVAHSTQSQHPSEFTCAPVGALETLFAKTGWSKDDVDLYEINEAFAMVAMMPIHELGLDPDKVNVHGGACAQGHPVGSTGSRILVTLMYALQRYGKKKGVAVLCIGGGEATAMAIEML; encoded by the coding sequence ATGAGCAACAGCGATCAGGTAGTGATTGTCAGTGGCGTGCGCACGCCAATGGGTGGGTTTCAGGGCAGTTTATCCTCTGTACCTGCACCGGAGCTGGGTGCCGTGTGCATTGCTGAAGCCGTGCGTCGCGCTGGTTTACAGCCGGGTGATGTGCAGGAAGTGATCATGGGCAACGTGTTGCCCGCGGGCTTGCGTCAGGGCCCTGCGCGACAGGCCATGCGCAAAGCCGGCTTACCAGACAGCACCGGTGCAACCGCCATCAATAAGTTGTGTGGTTCGGGTATGAAGGCGGCGATGCTTGCCCATGACATGATCAAAGCAGGCAGCAACGACATCATGGTGGCTGGCGGTATGGAGAACATGTCGAGCGCTCCCTATTTGCTGTTAAAAGCACGCAGTGGCTACCGCATGGGGCCAGGCGATGCACCTCAGGACCACATGTTTTTTGATGGCCTGGAAGATGCTGAAACGGGCCGTTTGATGGGTGCTTTTGCTCAGGAAATGGCCGATAAAAAAGGCTATACCCGCGAAGACATGGATAACTACGCCATCAGCTCCCTCAAGCGTGCGCAGCGCGCAATTGAACAGGGTCTGCTAAAAGACGAAATTGTCCCGGTAACCGTGAAAACCCGCAAGGGTGACATTTTGGTAGAGCACGACGAGCAGCCCTTTAACGCCAACCTGGAAAAAATCCCGACCTTGCGTCCTGCGTTCAGCAAAGACGGCACGATCACGGCTGCCAACGCCTCTTCTATTTCTGACGGCGCATCTGCGCTGGTACTGATGCGCGAATCCGAGGCTGAAAAGCGCGGGCTCAAACCTTTGGCCCGAGTGGTTGCCCACAGCACGCAATCCCAGCATCCCTCAGAGTTCACCTGTGCCCCGGTGGGTGCGCTGGAAACGTTGTTTGCCAAAACTGGCTGGAGTAAGGACGACGTTGATCTGTACGAAATCAACGAAGCTTTCGCCATGGTTGCGATGATGCCGATTCACGAGCTGGGGCTAGATCCGGATAAAGTGAACGTTCATGGCGGTGCCTGTGCCCAGGGCCACCCCGTAGGCTCAACAGGTTCACGAATTTTGGTCACTCTGATGTACGCGCTGCAGCGCTACGGCAAAAAGAAAGGTGTTGCGGTCCTGTGTATTGGCGGTGGCGAAGCGACGGCGATGGCGATCGAAATGCTATAA
- a CDS encoding Nif3-like dinuclear metal center hexameric protein, producing MAHRNEIMALLESWLTPEKFQDYSPNGLQVEGKAEIHTVITGVTASQALLDAAVDLKADMILVHHGYFWKGEDQRVVGIKRNRLKTLLTHEINLVGYHLPLDDHPLYGNNRTLARVLGIDNPEPLNGLVWRGEFAQALTPQALGERISGCLQRQPLHIEGGPDLIKTVAWCTGGAQGFIDTAADAGLDAYISGEISEPTTHTARERGIHYFAAGHHATERYGVQALGEALAKELGLVHRFIECDNPA from the coding sequence ATGGCGCATAGAAACGAGATTATGGCGCTGCTGGAGAGCTGGCTGACGCCCGAAAAATTTCAGGATTACAGCCCTAACGGGCTTCAGGTGGAAGGCAAGGCCGAGATACACACCGTGATTACCGGTGTTACGGCCTCGCAGGCGCTGCTGGATGCGGCGGTGGACTTGAAAGCAGACATGATTCTGGTGCACCACGGTTATTTCTGGAAAGGTGAAGACCAGCGTGTTGTGGGCATCAAGCGCAATCGTTTGAAAACCCTGCTGACTCACGAGATCAATCTGGTGGGTTATCACCTGCCATTGGACGATCACCCGCTGTATGGCAACAACCGCACTCTGGCCCGGGTGTTGGGTATTGATAACCCGGAGCCTTTGAACGGTCTGGTGTGGCGTGGTGAGTTTGCCCAGGCATTAACGCCACAGGCGCTAGGCGAGCGTATTTCAGGTTGTTTGCAGCGGCAACCTTTGCATATTGAAGGCGGGCCAGACCTGATCAAAACCGTGGCTTGGTGTACCGGTGGCGCCCAAGGTTTTATTGATACTGCGGCAGATGCGGGGCTGGATGCCTACATAAGCGGAGAGATTTCAGAACCCACAACACATACCGCCAGAGAGCGGGGGATTCACTATTTTGCGGCTGGTCACCACGCCACCGAGCGATACGGCGTGCAGGCGTTGGGGGAAGCTTTGGCGAAGGAGTTGGGGCTGGTCCACCGGTTTATCGAATGCGATAACCCGGCTTAG
- the hisD gene encoding histidinol dehydrogenase, giving the protein MTVNIQRLNASDADFDSALSALLAWDDSVDHQVNESVRHILHEVKTRGDAAVLEFTAKFDRLSVGSVAELEVSQERLQHALKTIPQDQRDALEHAARRVRDYHQRQSQESWQYEEADGTVLGQKITPLDRAGLYVPGGKAAYPSSVLMNAIPAKVAGVGEVIMVVPTPDGVVNDLVLAAAAIAGVDRVFTIGGAQAVAALAYGTDTVPAVDKIVGPGNIFVATAKREVFGIVGIDMIAGPSEILVICDGQTDPDWIAMDLFSQAEHDEQAQSILISPSAGFLDAVEASIERLLPTMERAEIIRTSLADRAALIQVADLAEAARVSNRIAPEHLELSVADPQALLADIRHAGAIFMGRYTAEALGDYCAGPNHVLPTSGTARFSSPLGVYDFQKRSSIIGFSADGASRMGQVASVLARGEGLTAHARSAEYRIQQD; this is encoded by the coding sequence ATGACCGTTAATATCCAGCGATTGAACGCCTCCGATGCAGACTTTGACAGCGCGCTATCTGCCCTGTTGGCCTGGGATGACAGCGTGGATCATCAGGTGAACGAGTCGGTGCGTCATATTCTGCATGAGGTGAAAACACGAGGCGATGCGGCTGTTCTGGAGTTTACCGCCAAATTTGATCGCTTGAGCGTTGGCAGCGTGGCCGAGTTGGAAGTGAGTCAGGAGCGGCTACAGCATGCTTTGAAAACCATTCCGCAGGACCAGCGCGATGCCCTTGAGCACGCGGCTCGCCGGGTGCGTGATTATCACCAGCGCCAGAGTCAGGAATCCTGGCAGTATGAAGAAGCCGACGGCACGGTGCTGGGGCAGAAGATTACGCCGCTGGATCGGGCAGGGCTGTACGTGCCCGGCGGCAAAGCGGCCTATCCGTCGTCGGTTCTGATGAACGCTATACCGGCAAAAGTGGCCGGGGTGGGTGAGGTGATTATGGTGGTGCCGACCCCGGATGGCGTGGTGAATGACTTGGTGCTGGCTGCGGCAGCGATTGCCGGCGTTGATCGGGTGTTTACCATTGGTGGCGCTCAGGCTGTGGCCGCGCTGGCTTATGGCACTGACACGGTGCCGGCGGTGGACAAGATTGTGGGCCCGGGTAACATTTTTGTCGCTACTGCCAAGCGTGAGGTGTTCGGCATCGTAGGTATCGACATGATTGCCGGGCCGTCTGAAATTCTGGTGATTTGTGACGGTCAGACCGATCCGGACTGGATTGCGATGGATCTGTTTTCCCAGGCCGAGCACGACGAGCAGGCCCAGTCGATTCTGATCAGCCCCAGCGCCGGGTTTCTGGATGCGGTGGAAGCCAGTATTGAACGACTACTGCCCACCATGGAACGAGCGGAAATTATCCGCACCTCATTGGCCGATCGCGCTGCGCTGATTCAGGTTGCTGACCTGGCAGAAGCGGCGAGAGTATCAAACAGAATTGCGCCAGAGCATCTGGAATTGTCCGTTGCCGACCCACAAGCGTTGCTGGCGGACATCCGCCATGCCGGCGCTATTTTTATGGGGCGCTATACTGCCGAGGCCCTTGGGGATTATTGCGCTGGTCCGAATCACGTGCTGCCCACCAGCGGTACCGCGCGTTTTTCGTCACCTCTGGGTGTGTACGATTTCCAGAAGCGCTCATCTATTATCGGATTTAGCGCAGACGGTGCCAGCCGTATGGGGCAAGTGGCTTCTGTGCTGGCCCGGGGCGAGGGTTTGACCGCCCACGCCCGCTCGGCAGAATACCGAATTCAACAAGATTAG
- the zapE gene encoding cell division protein ZapE, which yields MPPWQRYQQDLQRPEFLRDAAQEDAVKRLQLLYDKLVAAERSRGSKMSKLRRKLGKGKKEPITGLYFWGGVGRGKTYLMDTFFEALPFDRKMRVHFHRFMQRVHNELKLLKGQKNPLELVAKKFADETRVICFDEFFVSDIGDAMILATLMQGLFERGVTLVCTSNIIPDGLYKDGLQRARFLPAIELVKKHTDVVNVDGGVDYRLRTLEQAQLYHSPLGAEADASLTKSFENLAVEAGKHSKSMEINGRKIPARAHADDVVWFDFEAVCDGPRSQNDYIELARQFHAIIISNVPLLGKDRDDQARRFVNMIDEFYDRNVKVIISAAVPIVELYAGGRLNFEFERTESRLLEMQSQDYLAAPHKP from the coding sequence ATGCCACCCTGGCAACGCTACCAGCAGGATCTCCAGCGTCCGGAGTTCCTGCGTGATGCTGCGCAGGAGGATGCGGTAAAGCGTCTGCAGTTACTTTACGACAAACTGGTGGCAGCGGAAAGGTCCCGCGGCAGCAAGATGTCAAAACTGCGGCGCAAGCTGGGCAAGGGCAAAAAGGAGCCGATCACAGGTCTGTATTTTTGGGGTGGCGTTGGCCGCGGCAAAACCTACCTGATGGACACGTTTTTTGAGGCTCTACCGTTCGATCGCAAAATGCGGGTGCATTTTCACCGTTTTATGCAGCGTGTTCATAACGAACTTAAACTGCTGAAGGGGCAGAAGAATCCTTTGGAGCTCGTGGCCAAAAAATTTGCCGATGAAACCCGGGTTATTTGTTTTGACGAGTTCTTTGTGTCCGACATTGGTGACGCGATGATATTGGCAACCTTAATGCAAGGTCTGTTTGAACGTGGCGTTACTCTGGTGTGCACGTCTAACATTATTCCTGACGGCTTGTACAAAGACGGCCTGCAGCGTGCGCGCTTTCTTCCGGCTATTGAGCTGGTAAAAAAACATACCGATGTGGTGAATGTGGATGGCGGCGTAGATTACCGCTTACGCACGCTGGAGCAGGCCCAGCTTTATCATTCACCGTTGGGGGCTGAAGCCGATGCCAGTCTAACCAAGAGCTTTGAGAATCTGGCGGTGGAGGCAGGCAAGCATAGTAAATCGATGGAAATAAACGGTCGCAAGATTCCAGCCCGTGCCCACGCCGATGATGTGGTGTGGTTCGATTTCGAGGCGGTGTGCGACGGTCCTCGCAGCCAGAATGACTATATCGAGCTGGCCCGCCAGTTCCACGCTATTATCATCAGCAACGTGCCGTTGTTGGGCAAGGATAGAGACGACCAGGCGCGGCGCTTTGTTAATATGATCGACGAATTCTACGATCGTAATGTAAAAGTTATTATCTCGGCGGCGGTGCCAATTGTAGAGTTATACGCCGGTGGTCGGCTGAATTTCGAATTCGAGCGCACGGAATCGCGCTTGCTCGAAATGCAGTCCCAGGACTATCTGGCTGCGCCCCATAAACCGTGA
- a CDS encoding YhcB family protein has protein sequence MTNLIMAAVAALVVGILIGVLLGRSTGQGSSLRQRRTEQQVDELRNEYTRYQAQVNEHFMESAHLLRRFNDSYRDVNQHMAKSATRLCNDDELIHELEQNSAQRLKDERKEGSEPPRDYAPKDPDGSGTLAEDYGLKEKAKAKANAKT, from the coding sequence ATGACAAACCTGATTATGGCAGCAGTTGCCGCCCTGGTGGTTGGCATTCTGATCGGGGTATTGCTGGGCCGCTCTACCGGGCAAGGCTCATCTTTGCGGCAGCGCCGCACCGAGCAGCAAGTTGATGAGCTACGCAACGAATACACCCGCTATCAGGCGCAGGTTAACGAGCACTTTATGGAGTCTGCCCACCTGCTGCGCCGTTTCAATGACAGCTATCGCGATGTTAATCAGCACATGGCCAAAAGCGCAACTCGCCTGTGTAACGACGACGAACTGATCCATGAGCTGGAACAGAACTCGGCCCAACGTCTGAAAGATGAGCGCAAGGAAGGTTCAGAACCGCCTCGCGACTATGCGCCAAAAGACCCTGACGGCTCTGGTACGCTGGCAGAAGATTACGGTCTGAAAGAAAAAGCCAAAGCTAAAGCCAACGCTAAAACCTGA
- the hisC gene encoding histidinol-phosphate transaminase, with protein sequence MSKFWSPLVHDLVPYVPGEQPKIANLVKLNTNENPFGPSPKVIDAIQAELNDNLRLYPDPEGQALKATIATYHDIKTDQVFLGNGSDEVLAHVFCALFQQDQPILYPDISYSFYPVYCGLYDIKARQVPLNDEFAIDPADYTQPNGGVIFPNPNAPTGRYLNLTEIAVVLKANPDRVVVIDEAYIDFGGETAINLIDLYPNLLVIQTLSKARSLAGLRVGFAAGNAELIEALNRVKDSFNSYPLDRLALAGAQAAYEDDDWFQDSRNGVIRERKRVSEGLQKLGFEVLPSRANFVFARHPQRAGVDLANGLREQGVIVRHFNKPRISEFLRITIAKAPQNDALLEALKTLCDTR encoded by the coding sequence ATGAGCAAATTCTGGAGCCCACTGGTTCACGATTTGGTGCCTTACGTCCCTGGCGAACAGCCCAAAATCGCTAATCTGGTGAAACTCAATACCAACGAGAATCCCTTTGGCCCGTCGCCCAAGGTCATCGATGCGATTCAGGCCGAGCTTAACGATAACCTGCGCCTGTATCCGGATCCAGAAGGTCAGGCGCTGAAGGCAACGATCGCCACCTACCACGATATAAAAACCGACCAGGTGTTTCTGGGGAACGGCTCCGACGAAGTTCTGGCGCACGTTTTTTGTGCACTGTTTCAGCAGGACCAGCCAATACTTTACCCAGACATCAGCTACAGTTTTTATCCGGTGTATTGCGGTCTTTACGACATCAAGGCTCGCCAGGTGCCACTGAATGACGAGTTTGCAATTGATCCTGCGGACTATACCCAGCCTAACGGCGGCGTTATTTTCCCGAACCCGAATGCGCCGACTGGCCGCTATCTGAACCTCACCGAAATTGCAGTGGTGTTAAAGGCCAATCCTGATCGGGTCGTGGTTATCGACGAAGCCTACATCGACTTCGGCGGCGAAACCGCCATCAACCTGATTGATCTTTATCCAAACCTGCTGGTTATCCAAACCCTCTCGAAAGCACGTTCGCTGGCGGGTTTGCGGGTAGGGTTTGCCGCCGGTAACGCGGAACTGATCGAGGCTCTTAACCGGGTGAAAGACAGCTTCAACAGCTACCCTCTGGATCGCCTCGCTTTGGCGGGAGCACAGGCCGCTTATGAAGACGATGACTGGTTTCAGGACAGCCGAAACGGGGTGATTCGTGAGCGTAAGCGGGTTAGCGAAGGTCTGCAGAAACTGGGCTTTGAGGTGCTTCCGTCCAGAGCTAACTTTGTGTTTGCCCGCCACCCGCAACGGGCTGGAGTGGATTTGGCGAACGGTTTGCGCGAGCAAGGCGTGATCGTTCGGCACTTCAATAAGCCGCGGATCAGCGAGTTTCTGCGTATCACCATCGCTAAAGCGCCGCAGAATGACGCTCTGTTGGAGGCATTAAAAACGCTCTGTGATACACGCTGA